GCTGCTTGCCGCGGGCGGCCTGCTCGGCATCGACCACGGCCTCCTGATAGCGGGCGCGCAGGTCGGCGATCTTGCCGGCGGTCGTGGAGAGATCGGGCATGTCGGTCACCCATCCACACTATCGGCGGGGGTCCGCGATCCGTTGGAGGGTTCGCACAAGCGCGCACGGCATCGGCTGTCGGCGGGAGGGGCCGCATCCGGCCGCCGGCCGGATTCCGGAAGACCCGTGTCGCACCGCCGTGGTCCGGGGTAAGGTCGGCCCGCATGGAGCCCACTCGGCGATCGTGGTCACAGGTCTGGTCTGCGGCGGGGGCGCTCGTGCTGGCGGCCGTCATCGTCGTCGGCGCCGCAGGGGCACCCGCGGCAGGGGCGGCGCCCCGCGCCGGAGCCTCCCCGGAATCGGGCGAGTCTCCGGATCCCGCGCCGGCCCCCGATCCCGCTTCGACCCCGGAGGCCACGTCCGAACCCGAACCCGAACCCGAGTCCGAACCCACGTCCGAGCCCGCTCCGGCCCCCGACCCGACCGCGGCCCCCGGACCGACGCCCCAGCCCGCCCCGACCTCGTCGCCCGACGTGCTGCCCGACGCTCCGCGAGCGCCCTCCGCGCCGGACGGCTCCGACTCGGCCGAGGAGCCGCCCGTTCCGGAAGCGGATGCGTCGGCCCGGCAGGCGGCCGGCCCGTCGGCGGTCGTTCCCACGGTGTCGCGTCTGTCCGGCCCGGATCGCTACGCCACGAGCGCGGCTGCCTCTCGCGCCGGCTTCCCGAACGGCGCAGCCACCGTCCTCATCGCCTCCGGGTCGGCGCCCGTGGACGGGGTGATCGCGGCCGGACTGTCCGCCGGGCTGCGCGCCCCGCTGCTGCTGGTGGGTCACACCGTCGTCCCCGACGTCGTGGCCGCCGAGATCGCGCGCCTCGCGCCGGCATCCATCGTCGTCATCGGGGGCGAGCCCTCCGTGTCGGCCGCCGTGCTCGATCGCCTGCGGGCCTTCACTCCGGACGTGCAGCGATTCGGCGGCGCGTCGCGCTTCGAGACCTCTCTCCTCGCGCTGAGAACCGCGACCTCGCCCCTTCCCACCGTGTACATCGCGGGCGGCCTCGGATTGATCGACGCCCCGTTCGCCTCGGTCGCGGCGGCGGCGACCGGCGGCGGAGCGCTGCTGGTCGACGAGCGCTCGTCGGCCGTCGATGCGCCGACGCTGGACGCCCTGCGAGCGGTCGGGGCCACCAGCGTCGTGATCGTCGGCGGGACGGGCGGGATCGGCCCGGGCTTCGAACAGTCGCTCCGGGACGGAGGGTTCGCGGTGAGCCGGCGTGCGGGAGTCGATCGCTACGACACCGCCATCCTCATGTCCCGGGAAGGCCCCGCGACCCGTCAGCGGGCGATCGTGGCGAACTCGGCATCGTCGCCGGATGTGGCCGTCGCGGCCGCCCTGGCGGCGGCGTCGGGTCAGCCGCTGCTCTACGCGATCGAGCCCTGCGTGCCCGATCCCGTGGCGGCCCATCTCGCCTCGGTGGGCTGGCCGATCACCGCCGTGGGCGGGCCGGAATGGCTGGGGGCGGTCGTGCCGGTGAACCGGTCGTGCTCGGCGGAACGGCAGCAGCGGCAGAGCGCTCTCGAGGCGGCGCTGCGCGGAACCCTGTCGGCCTACAACAACGGCGCCGGCTTCTCCGTCTCGGTGCGGGAGGTGGGCGGACTCGGGCAGTACGTCCAGATCGGCGGCGGGGTCCGCCGGGAGCCGGCGAGCATGATCAAGCTCTTCGCGGCGTGGGCCGTCGGCAGGATCATCGACGAGGGCCGGGCGCACTGGGGCACGCGGCTCCCCTCGGGCGTCAGCCTCGCCGACTGCGTGCATGTCATGATCCATGCGTCGGACAACTACTGCCACACCGACATCGTCCACTGGATCGGGATCGGCGAACTGAATCGGATGATCGCCGCCGCCGGATTCTGCTGCACCACGTACGGCAACGTGAACCCTCCCACCAGCGTGCTCTAC
The window above is part of the Microbacterium sp. BK668 genome. Proteins encoded here:
- a CDS encoding serine hydrolase, with protein sequence MEPTRRSWSQVWSAAGALVLAAVIVVGAAGAPAAGAAPRAGASPESGESPDPAPAPDPASTPEATSEPEPEPESEPTSEPAPAPDPTAAPGPTPQPAPTSSPDVLPDAPRAPSAPDGSDSAEEPPVPEADASARQAAGPSAVVPTVSRLSGPDRYATSAAASRAGFPNGAATVLIASGSAPVDGVIAAGLSAGLRAPLLLVGHTVVPDVVAAEIARLAPASIVVIGGEPSVSAAVLDRLRAFTPDVQRFGGASRFETSLLALRTATSPLPTVYIAGGLGLIDAPFASVAAAATGGGALLVDERSSAVDAPTLDALRAVGATSVVIVGGTGGIGPGFEQSLRDGGFAVSRRAGVDRYDTAILMSREGPATRQRAIVANSASSPDVAVAAALAAASGQPLLYAIEPCVPDPVAAHLASVGWPITAVGGPEWLGAVVPVNRSCSAERQQRQSALEAALRGTLSAYNNGAGFSVSVREVGGLGQYVQIGGGVRREPASMIKLFAAWAVGRIIDEGRAHWGTRLPSGVSLADCVHVMIHASDNYCHTDIVHWIGIGELNRMIAAAGFCCTTYGNVNPPTSVLYAGNRTTTDDLVHLLTRLHNGTALSKANGDHILGLMKAQVFRTRLASGIPPGVGQASKPGALWLTSGLLQADSAIVWGPKTTYIVSVIGDQGPPQEALRRVSRTVYEHFHGPFGAAAVYPVEQTYAPWPIQLLNGPNGSPIGYAPTGALIQVLDAQRVWYSVRYGGRDVWTHFTNLRNR